The following coding sequences lie in one Niabella agricola genomic window:
- a CDS encoding hybrid sensor histidine kinase/response regulator transcription factor yields the protein MKGSLHNSSSGHPGRRVRKGGQWFLVMVMLLGAPLLRAQQLLFKNYSVRNGMSSNTVWNILQDDQGYIWFGTKNGLNRFDGYNFKIYQVREDRDHADNSLIHSICRMSSTTFWVGTEEGLYSFDLSREKFSRIAFAKQDLIFDILRSSNGETWVATRSNGVYRFDPRSGKVHNYRAMPGGLSLNQVRKLVEDARGNIWMGTFGEGIDVLNPATNRFVHHKAAAGAGCLSSNFILSLYKDREGNVWAGTLSGGLNKWVAQEQHFQVFRTGGSGSISDDIVRAVYQPLSGQVYVATEKGLNVLNTATGTFTSYKNNRGDPYTISDNAIYSIYEDRQGGIWVGTYFGGVNYFSPGDASFELYYPNGNSYGLSGSAVSCFLEDRPGNFWVGTENGGLNYFETATGKFYKYPFAPYTQPLSYSNIHALYKDRNNRLWVGTFSGGLNVVDLNTGAVTQYHHNPTDPGSISSNSIYSIYEDRSGVVWVGTVKGLNIFDPVKNQFVKVADMDLHNSCIYKIYEDADRCLWIATYENGLIKRDVKTGKWQQFRTTDHAASISSNKIISLYDDPEGQLWAGTDGGGLNRLDKRTGICTRYGPGQGMSNVVFGIVPDNNGFLWLSTNNGLLRFSKKNGRVWSFTGLNNLQGKLYNYNAYYRARDGRIFLGGINGFNAFYPEKIRTETLQSNLILTSFKIFDHEPDLEDKKSVLQQLVGFTQKIQLAYSQSVISFEYALLDFKDPGKIKYAYKMEGFDKQWNNVGPQRVATYTNLPPGAYTFKVKATDIYGNWNNREAVVAVRVRPPFYRTNLAYILYAVMLVAAVFLLRNYYKRREIRKNEVRLEKMKVQREKEFYQQKMDFFTTMAHEIRTPLSLIMAPLENLKEAGLQSDQRRHLKVMEENSERLQSLVNQLLDFRRIESDIYTIRKEPLELISFVQALYARFGIIAAQKKIRFLLTTDIDRFTIDADPEALQKILNNLLMNAFKFAASEVELRVHQQEPDTRGQGAVSIQVKDDGIGIPETELVTVFKPFYKVANITGQLNNAGGTGIGLSLAKALAEKHAGSLVAINGKDGFTTFVLTLPFETVVTSEESALPVAETIVGDEAGRTTILVVEDDLNMLDFISSSLKGEGYHTCCAINGKEALGILHTRQIELVLSDVMMPELDGIALCRRIREQISSSHIPVVLLTAKGTTDAELQALESGADAYIMKPFKWKQLTATIKNLLETRARLKEKFSAHPFVEADTLYNNPSDKIFIEKITAIIEERLDDYQLSVEELSKAVAMSRSTLHKKLKAVSGNSPNEFIRVIRLKEAAKLLLSGQCNVSEAGYRTGFNSPSYFTKCFTLQFGVTPSEFVEKYLSEHAYKDSIFRKDQA from the coding sequence TTGAAAGGATCCTTACATAACAGCAGTAGCGGACATCCTGGCCGTCGCGTAAGGAAAGGAGGGCAGTGGTTCCTGGTCATGGTCATGTTGTTGGGCGCTCCGTTGTTACGGGCCCAGCAATTGCTGTTTAAAAATTACAGCGTCCGAAACGGAATGTCTTCCAACACCGTCTGGAATATTTTGCAGGATGACCAGGGGTATATTTGGTTTGGAACCAAGAATGGACTGAACCGGTTTGACGGGTATAACTTTAAGATCTACCAGGTACGCGAAGACCGGGATCATGCGGACAACAGCCTGATCCATTCCATTTGCAGGATGAGCAGTACCACCTTCTGGGTGGGTACGGAAGAAGGGCTTTATTCCTTTGATCTGAGCCGTGAAAAATTTTCACGCATTGCTTTTGCAAAACAAGACCTGATCTTCGATATCCTGAGGTCTTCAAATGGAGAAACCTGGGTTGCTACCCGCAGCAATGGAGTGTACCGCTTTGATCCCCGTAGCGGCAAAGTACACAATTATCGTGCTATGCCCGGTGGCCTTTCATTAAACCAGGTACGGAAACTGGTAGAAGATGCCCGCGGAAATATCTGGATGGGCACCTTCGGCGAAGGCATTGATGTACTGAACCCAGCAACAAACCGGTTTGTGCATCATAAGGCCGCAGCCGGGGCCGGATGCCTGTCCAGCAATTTTATTCTTTCGCTTTATAAGGACCGGGAAGGCAATGTATGGGCGGGCACGCTTTCGGGTGGCCTGAATAAATGGGTGGCGCAGGAGCAGCACTTCCAGGTATTTCGTACAGGTGGTAGCGGGTCGATCAGCGACGATATTGTGCGGGCGGTATATCAGCCCTTATCCGGGCAGGTATATGTGGCAACAGAAAAGGGCCTGAATGTATTGAATACGGCTACGGGCACGTTTACGAGTTACAAAAATAATCGCGGTGATCCGTATACCATCAGCGATAACGCCATTTATTCTATTTATGAAGACCGCCAGGGCGGTATCTGGGTGGGTACCTATTTTGGCGGCGTCAATTATTTTTCACCCGGAGATGCATCGTTTGAGCTGTATTATCCCAACGGTAACAGCTATGGGCTATCGGGTAGCGCTGTAAGCTGTTTCCTGGAAGACCGACCGGGAAATTTCTGGGTGGGCACGGAGAATGGCGGGTTAAATTATTTTGAAACGGCCACCGGAAAGTTCTATAAGTACCCCTTCGCTCCCTATACGCAGCCGCTTTCTTATTCCAATATTCACGCTTTATATAAAGACCGTAATAACCGGCTTTGGGTAGGTACATTTTCCGGAGGATTGAATGTAGTAGACCTCAACACCGGGGCCGTAACACAATATCATCACAACCCGACCGACCCGGGTAGTATCAGTTCCAACAGTATCTACAGCATTTACGAAGACCGCAGCGGTGTTGTTTGGGTGGGAACAGTAAAGGGATTGAATATTTTTGATCCGGTAAAGAATCAATTTGTAAAGGTTGCGGATATGGATCTGCATAACAGCTGTATCTATAAAATATACGAAGATGCCGACCGCTGCCTGTGGATCGCAACCTATGAAAATGGGCTTATAAAAAGGGATGTTAAAACCGGAAAATGGCAGCAGTTCCGTACAACAGATCATGCGGCATCCATCAGTTCTAACAAGATCATTTCCCTGTATGATGATCCGGAGGGTCAGCTATGGGCCGGTACCGATGGCGGCGGGTTAAACCGGCTCGATAAACGGACGGGTATCTGTACGAGGTACGGACCAGGCCAGGGAATGAGCAATGTGGTCTTTGGTATCGTGCCGGATAATAATGGTTTTTTGTGGCTTTCAACCAACAACGGATTGCTTCGCTTTTCGAAGAAGAATGGACGGGTCTGGTCGTTTACCGGCCTTAACAACCTGCAGGGAAAGCTCTATAATTACAATGCCTATTACCGCGCCCGGGATGGTCGTATTTTCCTAGGCGGCATCAATGGGTTCAACGCGTTTTACCCGGAAAAAATACGGACCGAAACATTGCAGAGTAACCTGATCCTGACCAGCTTTAAGATCTTTGATCATGAACCGGATCTGGAGGATAAAAAAAGCGTTCTGCAACAGCTGGTCGGATTTACGCAAAAGATCCAGCTTGCATATAGTCAATCGGTGATCAGCTTTGAATATGCACTCCTGGATTTTAAAGATCCAGGTAAAATAAAATACGCCTACAAAATGGAGGGCTTCGATAAACAATGGAATAATGTAGGCCCCCAACGGGTGGCTACCTATACCAATCTGCCCCCGGGAGCATATACTTTTAAAGTTAAGGCAACCGATATCTACGGCAACTGGAACAATAGGGAGGCAGTGGTAGCGGTTCGGGTTCGGCCCCCGTTTTACCGAACCAACCTGGCCTATATCCTGTACGCTGTGATGTTGGTGGCGGCCGTTTTTTTACTACGCAATTATTACAAACGGCGCGAGATCCGGAAAAATGAAGTGCGGCTGGAAAAAATGAAAGTACAGCGGGAGAAAGAATTCTATCAACAAAAAATGGATTTCTTTACGACGATGGCGCATGAAATACGAACCCCGCTTTCACTGATTATGGCGCCCCTGGAAAACCTCAAAGAGGCCGGACTGCAAAGCGATCAGCGGAGGCATTTGAAGGTAATGGAGGAGAATAGCGAACGCCTGCAATCGCTGGTAAACCAGTTGCTCGATTTTCGCAGGATCGAGAGTGATATTTATACCATACGCAAGGAGCCGCTGGAATTGATCTCTTTTGTGCAGGCGCTTTACGCCCGTTTTGGTATCATTGCTGCACAAAAGAAAATCAGGTTCCTGTTAACAACAGATATAGACCGTTTCACGATCGATGCAGATCCGGAGGCATTGCAAAAAATACTCAATAACCTGCTGATGAATGCTTTTAAATTTGCGGCATCGGAAGTGGAGCTTCGTGTGCATCAGCAGGAGCCGGATACCAGGGGGCAGGGGGCTGTTTCTATACAGGTAAAAGACGACGGTATTGGCATACCGGAGACGGAGCTGGTTACCGTATTCAAACCCTTTTATAAAGTGGCAAATATCACCGGGCAACTGAATAATGCCGGCGGTACCGGCATCGGGCTTTCACTGGCAAAGGCGCTTGCCGAAAAACATGCCGGATCATTAGTGGCAATAAACGGGAAGGACGGCTTTACAACCTTCGTGCTTACACTTCCTTTTGAAACGGTTGTAACCAGTGAGGAGTCTGCGTTGCCGGTTGCGGAAACAATAGTGGGGGATGAGGCTGGCAGAACAACGATCCTCGTAGTAGAAGATGATCTCAATATGCTGGATTTTATTTCATCCAGTCTGAAGGGAGAGGGGTATCATACCTGTTGTGCGATCAATGGAAAAGAAGCACTTGGTATTTTGCACACCCGGCAGATCGAGCTGGTATTGTCTGATGTAATGATGCCCGAACTGGATGGTATCGCCCTGTGCCGGCGGATCAGGGAACAGATCAGCAGCAGCCATATACCGGTAGTGCTGCTTACAGCAAAAGGTACCACAGACGCGGAGTTGCAGGCGCTGGAAAGTGGCGCCGATGCCTATATCATGAAGCCGTTCAAGTGGAAGCAGCTCACGGCTACAATCAAGAACCTGCTGGAGACAAGAGCCCGCCTGAAAGAGAAATTCAGCGCTCACCCCTTTGTGGAGGCAGATACCCTTTACAATAATCCCAGCGACAAGATCTTCATTGAAAAGATTACAGCAATTATTGAAGAGCGGCTGGATGATTACCAGTTGTCGGTAGAAGAACTCAGCAAGGCGGTTGCGATGAGCCGTTCTACATTGCATAAGAAGCTAAAAGCGGTTTCAGGCAATAGCCCGAATGAATTTATCCGGGTGATCCGGTTAAAAGAAGCTGCTAAATTATTGTTATCGGGTCAATGCAATGTTTCTGAAGCCGGATACCGGACCGGCTTTAACTCGCCCTCTTATTTTACCAAATGTTTTACACTTCAGTTTGGTGTAACCCCTAGTGAATTTGTTGAAAAATATTTATCAGAGCATGCATATAAAGATTCCATCTTTCGAAAGGACCAGGCATAA
- a CDS encoding sulfatase: MKKTRWLVLMVVSLWTAVAEAQQRPNIIFIMADDLGSAELGCYGNTFNETPNLDKLAGEGARFTQAYSAAPICSPSRAGIMTGQYPARVRITDFLDNNADRYLDPAKSYTINRALSATGYHTGIIGKWHLDTKFDAPKGNPQQHGFDEVIGSETKYIADGDYFYPYDKISTFDTGKEGEYLTDRQCSEASKFIMRNKANPFFLYLTFYSVHTKLDAPEALVKKYKAKFDAKYGEGKAESLFGPQNERHEADHLDNPYLAAMIERIDAGVGSIMETLKKGGIDKNTLVIFFSDNGGVWHLGNNGPLRAGKSWLYEGGIRENLIARWPATIRPHTTVDTRVMATDFYPTFLELAQTKNRKNILLDGKSIVPLLQGKIMTEREPFFWHYPSETGRWINRMCSAVRDGDYKLLYFYKADRTELYNLKNDPSEQTDLAARMPEKTAELKKKLEQWLKMVDAEVPDTAIRKKVKK, from the coding sequence ATGAAAAAAACAAGATGGCTCGTTTTAATGGTTGTAAGCCTGTGGACCGCGGTTGCGGAAGCGCAGCAACGGCCGAATATTATTTTTATTATGGCCGATGACCTGGGATCGGCAGAACTGGGATGCTATGGCAATACGTTTAACGAAACCCCGAACCTGGACAAGCTGGCCGGGGAAGGGGCACGATTTACACAGGCCTACTCGGCGGCACCCATTTGCTCACCTTCCCGTGCCGGCATCATGACGGGGCAGTACCCGGCCCGGGTGCGGATTACGGATTTCCTGGATAACAATGCCGATCGTTACCTGGATCCGGCAAAGTCTTATACCATTAACCGGGCATTGTCGGCAACGGGGTACCATACCGGAATTATTGGTAAGTGGCACCTTGATACAAAATTCGATGCGCCGAAGGGCAACCCGCAGCAACATGGCTTTGATGAGGTGATCGGCTCCGAAACAAAGTATATCGCAGATGGAGATTATTTTTACCCGTACGATAAAATAAGCACTTTTGATACAGGCAAAGAAGGGGAGTATCTTACAGACCGGCAGTGCAGTGAAGCCTCCAAATTTATTATGCGTAACAAAGCAAATCCCTTCTTTCTTTATCTTACCTTTTATAGCGTGCACACTAAACTGGATGCCCCCGAGGCCCTGGTGAAAAAGTATAAGGCAAAGTTTGATGCAAAATATGGCGAAGGAAAAGCTGAATCCCTGTTTGGCCCGCAGAATGAACGGCATGAGGCAGATCACCTGGACAATCCCTATCTCGCCGCCATGATCGAACGGATCGATGCAGGTGTGGGTTCCATTATGGAAACGCTGAAAAAAGGAGGGATCGATAAAAACACACTCGTGATCTTTTTTTCAGACAACGGCGGCGTATGGCACCTGGGCAATAATGGGCCGCTTAGGGCCGGTAAGTCCTGGTTGTATGAAGGCGGTATCCGCGAAAACCTGATCGCGCGCTGGCCGGCAACCATCCGGCCGCATACCACAGTAGACACACGCGTAATGGCCACTGATTTTTATCCTACCTTCCTGGAACTGGCCCAAACAAAAAACCGGAAAAATATCCTGCTGGATGGTAAAAGCATAGTACCCCTGCTGCAGGGAAAAATCATGACAGAACGTGAGCCGTTCTTCTGGCATTACCCCTCTGAAACCGGCCGTTGGATAAACCGTATGTGCAGTGCGGTACGCGATGGTGATTATAAATTATTGTATTTCTACAAAGCGGATCGCACAGAATTATACAACCTGAAGAACGATCCTTCGGAGCAAACAGATCTTGCAGCCCGGATGCCGGAGAAGACAGCGGAGCTTAAAAAGAAACTGGAACAATGGCTGAAGATGGTGGATGCAGAAGTGCCGGACACTGCCATAAGAAAGAAAGTAAAAAAATAA